Within Eremothecium cymbalariae DBVPG#7215 chromosome 3, complete sequence, the genomic segment GAATCGCACAGCTGATGTTGCTGAATATTCgcagcttcttcaacacAGTTCTGTATGTGAGCTGCAGATTGGTCCTCACTGACAGACCGTAAGTCAATATTGCATATCGGACATCGACTGTATTCTTCCGATGCGACGCTAGAGGCTCTCCCGGATGCCGTTGTACTACTTAGGTCGCTTTGTTCCGCGACAGTCTCCCTTATAGTATCGTCCTTAACAACATTGTTTCTAAAATATGACATAAAAGATGAGGAATCACCAACATTGCTTACAGTTCGTAGTTGATTTCTTGAATTAATGCTCATTAAAGATCCACCCCACTGAGATAATAGCAAACCTCTTTGTAGCAGGTTTTCATAGCAGGAGTCACATGTTCGGTAAGGAGAGAACTCAAAGTTGCCTTCAGATCTCTGTAAGACCTTTACCCTATGCTTGTCATAATAAGCAAAGTGCTGTGTGCACGAGGAACAAAATATACCGCCGCAGCAACGACAATGATGCTTTCTTAATAAAAATGTAAACGTCGAATGGCATTGTAAACAGTTACTTACCAATTCATCATTCTGCCATCGAGCGAAACTGTTAACTTCCTCAGTGTTATCCGACTGCTGCATCTGTCAACAAGCTCACAACCTAACTACCCCTCTAATACTTAGAGAAGTATATATTCTACTCTTCGGCTTTTTCAGCTGTAAGCCCCTTGCTCTGTATATAGCTTGCAGAGTACGTGTTTCAACTTAGTTGTTTCTGCGTGGGGGTGATGCCTGTctcattttttgatttggaaTCTATTCTCCCTGAGCATTAGATTTGTTTATTAACGGGTGAATCCTACCATACATCCACGAAATACACAAAGGTCAAAGGCATTGGGCCATTTGGTTGCATCTTGCTTCAAACTGTGGACGATATGTATCACAGATTGAAGACTATTAGAGACATAGTTAGCCCATCGACGATAGAAAAGTTTAACGAGATTATATGTAGTCAACTGAAACAGCAACTTACAGTCAAAGATCATTTAGGATGTGGTGATCATATGCTATTTTTCAATCCAGGTGACCATAGGTTGAGTTCAGATGGGTACTATAGTTACTTAACTCCGAGGAATGCCAGTGGTCGACATATAAACTTTAAGAGACGCATGTGGGTGCAAGGATCGCTGGAGTTCTTTCGACCCATTGAATATGGTAAGGAATACGTTTGTCAGGAGAACATTATTTTCGTGAAGAAGATAAGACACGACCACTTCTTGAGAATGAGTCGTGATGTTACAGATATTGAGGGCTACTTAAAGTTGCGGGAATTCCGTACGTTGGTTTATACTGATAGTGAGCCGGCACTCGCGAGTGAGCGAAGCGATAGAGAGGTAAAAGCAGATGCATTGGTGCGATTTACTTTTACTGATGTAGATATAATGAAATACAGTTGTTTAACATCAAATACGCATAGGATTCACTGGGATCTTAATTACTgtaaaaattttgaaggataCAGAGACATATTGGTCCAAGGACCGTTCACAGCGCAGCTGATCATGAAGGTGcttgaattggaaaatgtATCAGGAATAAAAAGCATAAAGTAtaaaaattccaatatcATATATAGAGGGACTTCTGTTGAGGTATGCGTTAGTTCATTAAACGGTGGGAACGTGTTTGTATGGATAAGAGATGCTACGAACCCGAAGATAACCTATGTAGAGTCGACTGTTCAGCTTTGTAGAGCTAGTGCGTAACTTTGTCGTGAAATGTTTCCAATTGGTTTCTAAGTTCAGCCCAGCAATCGAGTTTATCTGATGGCTTTTGGTCAAGATCAACTATTTTAGCCTCTATAGGAGACTCGGGTTTCCATTCGATGAAACAGGTCAAATCCTTTAATGTCATTGATAATCTATAGTGGTCAATTGACTCTCCAGCAGCGGATGCTTGTAAACTCTTGTCAACTTGTTCCTGTACAATGAAGATTATTTTCAGGACATTTGTGTTACTTCTTAAATAAGCCTTGAGGTCAATTAAAAACTCTTCTGGTACATTAATGTCCTTAAAGATCAGATTTATTACTTCAGCTATCTTGGAATCCTCCAATAACTGGGCATAACAATAGGGAATGGAATGTCCTCTTAGATTATTCAGTGTGCAATTCCTACAGTATGCAGTATCCTGGCTCAACCACTTTGGTTTAAACTCCCAGattatctttttgttgCCTATGTGTAATTTAGTGTAATGGTCAAGCTTAATGGGTTTTGTATCCTTGGGTaccaaatttttcaatttgaagCAAGCAACGCTTGATGAGTCCCAGGCCTTAATTGGAACATTAGAGCACCTCTTGAATATCTCAGTATCTAATTCCACCAGCTCTATTggacatatatatttcctGATTGCTGACGGTATCACTTGCATAATGTAGTCATAGTTTTTGATGTTATAAGCATTGTTTTCTCGAAGGCTTGGATATCTCGTGCAGACCCTGTAGAGCACATCTTCATTATGGTTCAATGCAATTAAATAATTAGCAGCACCTTTAGCAACTATGTGAGCCATTTAATATTACAAGATGCTCTTGGATCCCGTGCTTACACCTAAAGTCATGACTGGACGTTAAATGGGGCCATAGACTGCTAAAAGGGTCTTGGCAATAaaaggttttgaaaaattttcaaccTCATCGGATGTTTATTGTACAAATATAAGAACGGCCATCAACAAAGGTTAAAGAGTATAGTCTCTAGTTGTACAGTTAATATGTCATATGTTACTGAGAAGCTTCCCAGCGTGTTGAATGATGCAGTGCTAAAGCATTCTGAACCTGTCCCTGAGGACTTTGTCAAAGTTAAGGGTATCGATTATTCCAACCCGAACGCCATGGATATGAGAGCAAGTGATTTGATAAATGCTATGAAAACTATGGGGTTTCAGGCTTCTTCTGTAGGTAAAGCATGTGATATCATCACGGAGATGAGAGCATGGAAGGGTAAACACGTAGATGAGCTAGAAGAACACGAACGTCAAGGCACCatcgatgatgatggttATCAAAGAACTACTATATTTATGGGTTATACTTCAAACTTAATATCTTCAGGTTTGCGTGACACTTTAAGGTATTTAGTTCAACATAAGATGGTCAATGCTGTGGTTGCTACGGCCGGCggcattgaagaagatctCATAAAATGCTTGGCTCCAACATACGTAGGGGACTTTTCTCTTAAGGGTTCAATGTTACGTGAGAAAGGGATGAATCGTATTGGCAATTTGTTGGTGCCAAATGACAACTATTGTAAATTTGAAGAGTGGATTGTGCCTATCTTGGATACCCTATTACAGGAACAGGAAGCATATATTGCAGAAAAGGGCCAACAGTGTCTTGACGCTAATACAGATATTACAAGCCCCATCTGGACCCCATCAAAACTATGTGATCGTTTCGGTAAAGAGATTAATGATGAATCCAGTGTATTATATTGGGCtcacaaaaacaaaatcccCGTCTTCTGTCCCGCTCTTACTGATGGTTCGATTGGTGATATGCTTTTCTTCCACACATTCAAATCCTCTCCACAACAGCTCAGGTTGGACATCGTTGCTGATATTCGCCGGATCAACACCATGGCTATGCAGGCCTCAAAGGCTGGTATGATTATTCTAGGTGGTGGTTTAATTAAACACCATATTGCCAATGCATGTTTGATGAGAAATGGTGCAGAATACGCAGTCTACATCAATACTGGTCAAGAGTTCGATGGTTCGGACGCTGGTGCAAATCCAGACGAAGCCGTTTCCTGGGGTAAGATCAAAGCAGAAGCAAAATCTGTTAAGGTTTGTGCAGATGCTACAGTTGTCTTTCCTTTACTTGTTGCCGCGACCTTTGCGAAGGGTCAGGAAACTCAAAATGACAGCATGATATGCGAATGAATTTTATACAAATGTATATTTCACAACTTAAAGctgatatattttcacGTTTATTGAGCAGTATTTAGATTTTATTAATGAACCCATCAATCGTAATAATTATGTATGCTTTTGATCTTTGAGTTTGTAAAGGGCAGCTGATATTCGGTGAAAAATTTATATGGAAAACGTCAAGGCATCGAGAACATAAATTTACTGAACTTATATAAGATTCTTTAAGTCATAAAAGCGAATATAAATCATTTGTTTCCATCATATGAACTTTTATTATAACATTATATAAATGTTTAAGATATATGGATCTATGAGATGGCATCTGCCAGCTGTGGTAAGCGGACAATCCGTTTTATTTAGGAATAGTTCTGTTCTTCTCAAGCAAGCAAATGTTACACGATATATTGCTACAAATCGCAGGGTTAAAACTAAAGGTGAGCTAGAGGAAGAAAATCTTGAACGACAGATGAAGTCGTCAGACCTTATTGTACGTTGGGGGGCTATTGCGCGGTCTGAGAAGTTTAAAAAGGGTATGACTAAGTACATGATTGGAGCCTACCTTATATTCTTGCTATATGGCTTTCATTTTATGAAAAAAGTGTACtataaagataaagaaCTAGAAAATTTGACACAGAAGGCGAATGCTGGTTGTATCAATGAATATGAGGCATTAAGGCTCAAGGAATTGAGCGGTAAACTAAGGACTAGGGATAAGTTAAAACTTGATGAATACCGTAGAATGCAAAAGGAAGATTCAACTTTGGAGAATTTTGATGGAATTTCCTTAGAAAATAATGACCAAAACAGATTAAATGAGCATGTTTTACCCCCTCGTGACACCACTGAGTTTTTTGATGCCAAAGCTGAAACTTACGATCAAGATCTTAGttttgaatcaaaaattataatGATGGGTAGACGGCGTAAATGGTTAACTAGACATTGTAAAGGAGATGTTTTGGAAGTTGCTTGCGGTACTGGACTTAACGTTGAGTATTTGGATCCGACGAAGATCAATTCTATCACTTTTTTAGACTCATCAGAAAAGATGATGGAGATCACGAACAAGAAGTTTCGAGAAAGATTCCCTAATTTCAAGAAGGCTGCTTTTGTTCTTGGTAAGGCAGAGGAATTGGTAGATATGGCCTCTGTAGACCCAGTTGCCAAATcggatgatgaaaatagtACTAATTGTATTGAAAAGGTATCAAGTGGGAACGCCAGGATACATTATGATACTATTATTCAATCTTTTGGATTATGTTCGCATTATGATCCAGTCAAGGCACTACAAAATTTTGCCACATTGTTAAAGCCTGGTGGTAGAATTGTGTTACTAGAACATGGTAGGGGAACTTATgacttcatcaacaagatTCTAGACGCTAGAGCTGTAAAACGTGTTGAAACATGGGGTTGTAGATGGAATTTGGACATTGGCGAAATTCTAGATGATTCAGGATTAGAGATTGTGGAAGAGAAAAGAACACATTTAGGCACAACATGGTGCATTGTGGCAAAGCGTAAAGGTGAATCGAAGAGAAAGGATGAGGTTggatttgttgaaaagtatCTCAGATCTGGTGTAAGGGCCAGACTAGATCAATTTGCTACAGAAGAAGCAGTTGAGAAACCGAAAAAATGATCATACACTCTATGTAAATAGTGCACATAATTTATGTAAACAAATTACTaaatttccaatttttgtttaacGAATACTTATCAGAAGCAACTAAGAATTGCCTCTCATTTTCTCAGCGTTTATTACATCTTCGCCAATGGCCTGCATGATTTCAGACTCAATTAAGGAGCCGATATTACCATACGCAGTACTTGCTTCATACGCTGCAATTACTCTGGTTTCGGTTATACCAATTTCGCAATATGCAAGAGCCTTAATTACATTAGCATATTTTGCTATCGTATTCTTTAAATTGGTAGATATTGGATCGTTTTTATCTGAATAAATCTCCCATGAAGATTCTTCCTCCAATCTTGTAATAGATACACTGTTAATACCAGGCGTATTTTCGCTCGATGCAATGCCAGAAATTGTAGCAGCGTTCTTTCCCGTTACCACACTTCCATAGCTATTACTAGAGGAGTCCATTTCAGAGGTCTTTCTTAGCCATATGAAGCCATTTACACCCAGTATTACTGTTACATTCCCTGGCAAATTATGGGTATGGTTCTTGCTCCTTACAATCAAGGAGCTTGGAACATTAATGAATACTCCATTTCTTAACTTACCGTATTTTAAAGACCTTGTATGTAATGAGGCACTGCCATCTGCAAACAATGACTGAACTTCTGCGTTTAGCAAATCACCTTCCTTTAAGAAACTTCTCATTTGTAACTCATCACTCTCCGATTTCCTTCTCAAAACCCCACCTGGAAGATTAACTGAACCCAACATGAGAATAGCAAATTGCTTACCTCCAATATCCACCTTCCACCTTTTATTGCCAACCTCCACGATACGCCCTATAATGTGATCACCAGTCTCGGGTGAATATCGCCCTTTCCAAGGTATAACAGATAACAATCGGTTTACACGAGAAACCGTACCTACGACTGCAGAGTAGGTTTTATTCTCTAGAAAATAAGTCCCATGCCCTCTCATCCAAATCGGATCGTCTGTAACCATTTCTCCAGGTGTAACTATAGATGAAGCATTTTTGTCGGCGTCCATTTCAATATCTGATTTAGAATCCTCCCCATGTTTATCAATAGACTTATTACGACTAAACTGGAAGCCATCATGTTTTGTAACAACTATAACCTCACTCATCATTCAAATTGTTGTATAACTTCAATATCCTTTTGGcctttattattactattattagTTTGGTGAAGTCCTTGATATTCTGGCCGTTTAATCTCATCtctacaaaatttttcaaaagttcatTTCATCAGCGGTGTTGAAAGCTTCTGTCTGCGAACTAAAACATGAAAAGCTTCTGGAACATATTCGGTTTATGCTGAAGGCAAGGAATTTAATAGGCAAGATGTCATTACCGGCACGTTATTTACCTGGGGTGAATCGTTCTATGACTAAATTAGATAAGTCCTCCTTCACCAAGACAATTCCTTTAGTAGTTGTCAGTTTTCCGGATCCAAAGAACATTTCTGTATTCTCTAGCTgttttaaagatgaaattCTTAGGATTCCTCGTATTCCCCATGTGATTAAATTGAATACCTCTGAGGAAAATTCAGATGCAGCTCAGGAGCCTCcattaaagaagaagactgTCGCTAATGACAATCACGTTATTAAAGGAATTCTGTTGAAAGATTCCGTCACTAGTGTGGATGATGTTGCCCTTCAATTGTCCCTGGATGCTCAGGAATTTTTGAGATCCGCCAATGCAGAAGTTATAGGTTACGATTATAAACTGAATTACGATTTTTACAAGGCAGAAGAAATTTTGAAGGCCATACTTCCCGAAGAATACTTGGACGAAGTGCCGTCGGGCTTCACTGTCACTGGCCATATTGCTCATTTAAACCTTAGAAAGGAATTCAAACCATTTGGTGCGTTGATTGGTCAGGTGATATTAGATAAAAATCGGCAAATCGAGACAGTTGTGGATAAAGTTGATTCTATAGCTACCAAATTTAGGACGTTTGAAATGAAAGTGCTAGCTGGTAGGGATGACTTACTGGTTACCCAAAAAGAATCAAACTGCTCATTCACTTTTAACTTCAGCAAAGTATACTGGAATTCGAGGTTACACACCGAGCATGAGAGGTTAGTAAGAGCGTTCAAGCCAGGTCAAGTCGTTTGTGATGTGTTTGCAGGTGTCGGTCCGTTTGCTATTCCAGgtggaaagaaagaagtttttgttCTTGCAAATGATTTAAACCCTGAGTCATATAATTTTATGTGCACAAACATCAAGGATAACAAGGTTGAGCAATTTGTTAAACCAAACAACTTGGACGGGAAAcatttcatcaataaaaGTCCATTATTATTGCAGGAATGGATAGCTGAGACCTCCGGTAAGATTGTTGTTCCCGACGCaaagaaatacaaaaataaGACCACAGGGAAAATCGAACTGCCCCCGCCTAGAAACGTCATATTACCGAAACACATTCATCATTATGTGATGAATCTGCCGGATAGCGCTTTATCCTTTCTCAGTGAGTTTGTTGGGCTATATTCCCGTCACGGAATGACTCTTACATCGACATTTTCTGATGCTGACTTTACATTGCCGTGGATTCATTGCCactgttttgaaaaatatgaacCTGAAGAGAGTCCAGAGCCTACAATGGAAATTCTACATGATAGAATTTACAATAGAATCCTTAAAATAATGGATACTAACAAAGATGTCCTACAAAGAGACGGTTTTAGCTATCATTTAGTCAGAAAAGTTGCCCCAACGAAACCGATGTTCTGTGTTTCGTTTCAGCTCCCACAATCTCTTGCCTTCAAGGAATATATTTAGAAGAGTCACACCGTCCCTATATAATGCTTATTATTGCGTGGCTTCGAGATCTCTCCGGTTCTGATGCTTTGTTAACTAACTTGCGTCGTCAACCCAGACACACAATACATTTTCGCCTGGAGGACGTTATACCTTGCATGACTCATATGGCAAGAAGGTTTGGGAGTGACTAATCATGGACTAATGAATATAATACAATATGTATATAAGTGTAAACAGATGTGGGTGGATATGAGGTGTATGTATATTCATTCATTCACCTTATTTATGTCGAGCTGAACAAGCAGTTGATTTCCGATTATTGTTCTGTATTTTAGACCTTTTTGAATAAGCAAATCTATTTCTGCATATATCGTACATACACAATTATATGTATGTAGATCAAACAGAAAGAGCATTAAGGAATAGCTAAATACAGTAAAAGAAGAGGAGCTTTCAACGattatattcttttaatttaaatttttggtttggtttCGTCAAATTTATTCCTGTTTGTTTTTACTTCACACGAAAGACACAGCCGTGCCGATACTATAGCCGTTAATCACTTCCAACTGATAAGGTATCCCCACAGCCTTTTATAGCGAAGGCTTCAGATTTATTGGCTATCTGTCCCCCCCCCCCTAAGACTGTATCTTtgtgtttttattttgtatCATTGAGCGTTTTTACACTGTCGTCTGTTCAGGGTGCCATGTTTGGTTTTTGATGGCACATTCTCCCAAGAGGATGGTTATTATGTTGTCAGTTTAACATCCACTACTATTGAAAGTGTCTGGTACGTATTTGACACAACTACAAAAGTTTACCTCTCAACTTGAGGTGGTCGTAGgtttttcatttctaaaacaaataaaaccCATTTAAGATACCCACTTTCTATTCCGTTGTTTGAAGGAACGCTGTTCAAGCCAAGAATAGTTTTGTGATGCAAGAAGTGTTTTTAAGCGGAAAACAGACACCGTTCACTAACTCATCGAAACTTCCATCGTTGTCTCTCGTTTCGCTACATAAAATTGGCAGACTGCAAAAGAATTCTTCGATGGTGCTCATTCTTCAGATATCCAAATTACTCGCAGCACTAACATTCAATTTCTCTACTGAAAAGATAAACAATTCTAAGCGTTTTATCGCTACATTCCTCATAGAAATATTTCGACGATCTAAATGTTCCAGGAACATCATGCTCCTGGCAACATACTATTTTCACAAATTATACCAATCCGTGTTAAACATCGAGCCTCAATCTTCTATCCCTGAATTTGC encodes:
- the HTD2 gene encoding hydroxyacyl-thioester dehydratase HTD2 (similar to Ashbya gossypii AAL038W) encodes the protein MYHRLKTIRDIVSPSTIEKFNEIICSQLKQQLTVKDHLGCGDHMLFFNPGDHRLSSDGYYSYLTPRNASGRHINFKRRMWVQGSLEFFRPIEYGKEYVCQENIIFVKKIRHDHFLRMSRDVTDIEGYLKLREFRTLVYTDSEPALASERSDREVKADALVRFTFTDVDIMKYSCLTSNTHRIHWDLNYCKNFEGYRDILVQGPFTAQLIMKVLELENVSGIKSIKYKNSNIIYRGTSVEVCVSSLNGGNVFVWIRDATNPKITYVESTVQLCRASA
- the RRP4 gene encoding exosome non-catalytic core subunit RRP4 (similar to Ashbya gossypii AAL034C), translating into MSEVIVVTKHDGFQFSRNKSIDKHGEDSKSDIEMDADKNASSIVTPGEMVTDDPIWMRGHGTYFLENKTYSAVVGTVSRVNRLLSVIPWKGRYSPETGDHIIGRIVEVGNKRWKVDIGGKQFAILMLGSVNLPGGVLRRKSESDELQMRSFLKEGDLLNAEVQSLFADGSASLHTRSLKYGKLRNGVFINVPSSLIVRSKNHTHNLPGNVTVILGVNGFIWLRKTSEMDSSSNSYGSVVTGKNAATISGIASSENTPGINSVSITRLEEESSWEIYSDKNDPISTNLKNTIAKYANVIKALAYCEIGITETRVIAAYEASTAYGNIGSLIESEIMQAIGEDVINAEKMRGNS
- the IPK1 gene encoding inositol pentakisphosphate 2-kinase (similar to Ashbya gossypii AAL037C), with the translated sequence MAHIVAKGAANYLIALNHNEDVLYRVCTRYPSLRENNAYNIKNYDYIMQVIPSAIRKYICPIELVELDTEIFKRCSNVPIKAWDSSSVACFKLKNLVPKDTKPIKLDHYTKLHIGNKKIIWEFKPKWLSQDTAYCRNCTLNNLRGHSIPYCYAQLLEDSKIAEVINLIFKDINVPEEFLIDLKAYLRSNTNVLKIIFIVQEQVDKSLQASAAGESIDHYRLSMTLKDLTCFIEWKPESPIEAKIVDLDQKPSDKLDCWAELRNQLETFHDKVTH
- the OMS1 gene encoding putative RNA methyltransferase (similar to Ashbya gossypii AAL035W) — protein: MFKIYGSMRWHLPAVVSGQSVLFRNSSVLLKQANVTRYIATNRRVKTKGELEEENLERQMKSSDLIVRWGAIARSEKFKKGMTKYMIGAYLIFLLYGFHFMKKVYYKDKELENLTQKANAGCINEYEALRLKELSGKLRTRDKLKLDEYRRMQKEDSTLENFDGISLENNDQNRLNEHVLPPRDTTEFFDAKAETYDQDLSFESKIIMMGRRRKWLTRHCKGDVLEVACGTGLNVEYLDPTKINSITFLDSSEKMMEITNKKFRERFPNFKKAAFVLGKAEELVDMASVDPVAKSDDENSTNCIEKVSSGNARIHYDTIIQSFGLCSHYDPVKALQNFATLLKPGGRIVLLEHGRGTYDFINKILDARAVKRVETWGCRWNLDIGEILDDSGLEIVEEKRTHLGTTWCIVAKRKGESKRKDEVGFVEKYLRSGVRARLDQFATEEAVEKPKK
- the DYS1 gene encoding deoxyhypusine synthase (similar to Ashbya gossypii AAL036W), encoding MSYVTEKLPSVLNDAVLKHSEPVPEDFVKVKGIDYSNPNAMDMRASDLINAMKTMGFQASSVGKACDIITEMRAWKGKHVDELEEHERQGTIDDDGYQRTTIFMGYTSNLISSGLRDTLRYLVQHKMVNAVVATAGGIEEDLIKCLAPTYVGDFSLKGSMLREKGMNRIGNLLVPNDNYCKFEEWIVPILDTLLQEQEAYIAEKGQQCLDANTDITSPIWTPSKLCDRFGKEINDESSVLYWAHKNKIPVFCPALTDGSIGDMLFFHTFKSSPQQLRLDIVADIRRINTMAMQASKAGMIILGGGLIKHHIANACLMRNGAEYAVYINTGQEFDGSDAGANPDEAVSWGKIKAEAKSVKVCADATVVFPLLVAATFAKGQETQNDSMICE
- the TRM5 gene encoding tRNA (guanine) methyltransferase (similar to Ashbya gossypii AAL033W) yields the protein MLKARNLIGKMSLPARYLPGVNRSMTKLDKSSFTKTIPLVVVSFPDPKNISVFSSCFKDEILRIPRIPHVIKLNTSEENSDAAQEPPLKKKTVANDNHVIKGILLKDSVTSVDDVALQLSLDAQEFLRSANAEVIGYDYKLNYDFYKAEEILKAILPEEYLDEVPSGFTVTGHIAHLNLRKEFKPFGALIGQVILDKNRQIETVVDKVDSIATKFRTFEMKVLAGRDDLLVTQKESNCSFTFNFSKVYWNSRLHTEHERLVRAFKPGQVVCDVFAGVGPFAIPGGKKEVFVLANDLNPESYNFMCTNIKDNKVEQFVKPNNLDGKHFINKSPLLLQEWIAETSGKIVVPDAKKYKNKTTGKIELPPPRNVILPKHIHHYVMNLPDSALSFLSEFVGLYSRHGMTLTSTFSDADFTLPWIHCHCFEKYEPEESPEPTMEILHDRIYNRILKIMDTNKDVLQRDGFSYHLVRKVAPTKPMFCVSFQLPQSLAFKEYI
- the PIB1 gene encoding phosphatidylinositol-3-phosphate-binding ubiquitin-protein ligase (similar to Ashbya gossypii AAL039C), with amino-acid sequence MQQSDNTEEVNSFARWQNDELVSNCLQCHSTFTFLLRKHHCRCCGGIFCSSCTQHFAYYDKHRVKVLQRSEGNFEFSPYRTCDSCYENLLQRGLLLSQWGGSLMSINSRNQLRTVSNVGDSSSFMSYFRNNVVKDDTIRETVAEQSDLSSTTASGRASSVASEEYSRCPICNIDLRSVSEDQSAAHIQNCVEEAANIQQHQLCDSSYAGVIPNRILVYLMSEQSFDVKTELVECPICFEEMESGQKVARLECLCVFHYRCIKSWLKKKSQKMNRSGWALQLTKNFCPLHDAIY